In Mytilus trossulus isolate FHL-02 chromosome 14, PNRI_Mtr1.1.1.hap1, whole genome shotgun sequence, a genomic segment contains:
- the LOC134697875 gene encoding uncharacterized protein LOC134697875, with amino-acid sequence MDNVSIWKHPGFWSERSKQFAFCNDGIHLNINTSYPKYYNSIPAAVVSAPRRVEKEENEWQEDLPATDSISTSIAAMVDPGIKHKIWQDKYIDLSVLLPQNCLPNAKKNGLQFQVSRNSTLSLGSNKPRFYISSIEQWTTAFLRFMAIYSEKCPESTAYLAKHAEIVRDLASTQSSNNSWLTYDQQVRMDRQIRGVPWHSLNMEFYIMAPRPQQGSQQGNRPFRPFRNRQWNSSNRQEESYNVKKKATGIDTK; translated from the exons ATGGACAATGTGTCCATCTGGAAACATCCTGGTTTTTGGTCAGAAAGAAGTAAACAGTTTGCATTTTGCAATGATGGGATACATTTGAACATCAATACAAGTTaccctaaatattacaatagtaTTCCAGCTGCAGTTGTTTCAGCTC CAAGAAGGGTGGAGAAGGAGGAAAATGAGTGGCAAGAAGATCTGCCTGCGACTGATTCTATATCGACTTCTATTGCAGCAATGGTAGACCCAggaataaaacacaaaatttggcaagataaatatattgatcTTTCGGTATTGTTACCACAAAATTGTTTACCGAATGCTAAGAAAAATGGCTTACAATTTCAAGTATCTAGAAATTCAACACTGTCACTGGGTTCCAACAAGCCCAGGTTTTATATTTCATCAATTGAACAATGGACAACAGCTTTTTTAAGATTTATGGCAATTTATAGTGAAAAGTGCCCAGAGTCCACTGCTTACTTGGCTAAACATGCTGAAATTGTTAGGGATTTGGCTTCCACGCAGTCAAGTAACAATTCTTGGCTGACATATGATCAACAAGTCCGCATGGACAGACAAATAAGAGGGGTTCCATGGCATAGTTTAAATATGGAATTCTATATTATGGCACCAAGACCCCAACAGGGGAGTCAACAGGGAAATCGTCCTTTTCGTCCATTTCGAAACCGTCAGTGGAATTCCTCCAATAGACAAGAAGAGTCTTATAATGTAAAGAAAAAAGCGACGGGTATAGATACCAaatga